Proteins from a single region of Harpia harpyja isolate bHarHar1 chromosome 14, bHarHar1 primary haplotype, whole genome shotgun sequence:
- the CSK gene encoding tyrosine-protein kinase CSK, whose product MSGMQAVWPSGTECIAKYNFHGTAEQDLPFSKGDVLTIVAVTKDPNWYKAKNKVGREGIIPANYVQKREGVKAGIKLSLMPWFHGKITREQAERLLYPPETGLFLVRESTNYPGDYTLCVSCEGKVEHYRIIYSSSKLSIDEEVYFENLMQLVEHYTTDADGLCTRLIKPKVMEGTVAAQDEFSRSGWALNMKDLKLLQIIGKGEFGDVMLGDYRGNKVAVKCIKNDATAQAFLAEASVMTQLRHSNLVQLLGVIVEEKSGLYIVTEYMAKGSLVDYLRSRGRSVLGADCLLKFSLDVCEAMEYLEANNFVHRDLAARNVLVSEDNIAKVSDFGLTKEASSTQDTGKLPVKWTAPEALREKKFSTKSDVWSFGILLWEIYSFGRVPYPRIPLKDVVPRVEKGYKMDAPDGCPAVVYEVMKKCWTLDPGHRPSFHQLREQLVHIKEKELYL is encoded by the exons ATGTCAGGGATGCAG GCCGTTTGGCCGTCCGGTACAGAATGTATCGCCAAGTACAACTTCCATGGTACCGCCGAGCAGGACCTGCCCTTCAGCAAAGGAGACGTCCTCACCATTGTGGCTGTCACCAAG GATCCCAATTGGTACAAGGCGAAGAACAAGGTGGGCCGGGAGGGGATCATCCCCGCTAACTATGTGCAGAAGCGGGAAGGAGTGAAAGCTGGGATCAAGCTCAGCCTCATGCC GTGGTTTCACGGGAAGATCACACGGGAGCAGGCGGAGCGGCTGCTGTACCCACCGGAGACGGGGCTTTTCCTGGTGCGGGAGAGCACCAACTACCCCGGGGACTACACCCTGTGCGTCAGCTGCGAGGGGAAGGTGGAGCACTACCGCATCATTTACTCCTCCAGCAAGCTGAGCATCGACGAGGAGGTCTACTTCGAAAACCTCATGCAGCTGGTGGAG cattACACCACGGACGCGGACGGGCTCTGCACCCGCCTCATCAAACCGAAGGTGATGGAGGGGACGGTGGCAGCGCAGGACGAGTTCTCCCGCA GCGGCTGGGCCCTCAACATGAAGGACCTCAAGTTGCTGCAGATCATTGGCAAAGGGGAATTCGGAG ATGTGATGCTGGGGGATTACCGGGGGAACAAAGTCGCCGTGAAGTGCATTAAAAACGACGCCACAGCGCAAGCCTTCCTGGCGGAGGCGTCCGTGATGAC GCAGCTCCGACACAGCAACCTGGTGCAGCTCCTGGGGGTGATCGTGGAAGAGAAGAGCGGCCTTTACATCGTCACCGAGTACATGGCCAAG gGCAGCCTAGTAGACTACCTGCGGTCGCGCGGACGGTCGGTCCTCGGTGCAGACTGCCTGCTGAAGTTCTCCTT AGACGTCTGTGAAGCCATGGAGTACCTGGAAGCCAACAACTTTGTCCACCGGGACCTGGCGGCGAGGAACGTCCTGGTCTCGGAGGACAACATCGCGAAGGTCAGCGATTTTGGGCTGACCAAGGAAGCCTCCTCCACGCAGGACACAGGGAAGCTGCCGGTGAAGTGGACGGCGCCAGAAGCACTTAGAGAAAAG aAATTCTCCACCAAGTCAGATGTGTGGAGCTTTGGGATCCTCCTCTGGGAAATCTACTCCTTCGGGCGAGTGCCTTACCCGAGAATC CCCCTGAAGGACGTCGTACCCCGCGTGGAGAAGGGCTATAAGATGGATGCTCCCGACGGTTGCCCTGCCGTCGTCTACGAGGTGATGAAGAAGTGCTGGACCCTGGACCCCGGCCACCGGCCGTCCTTCCACCAGCTCCGCGAACAGCTAGTGCATATCAAAGAGAAGGAGCTCTACCTGTGA
- the LOC128151459 gene encoding cytochrome P450 1A5-like: MKAAMSLVGSQGIVSATEVFLVAAVLCLVFLLIQSFRQHVPKGLKSPPGPRGYPILGNVLELRKDMHLALTRLSQKYGDVMEVRIGTRPVLVLSGLDTIKQALVKQGEDFMGRPDLYSFRHVADGQSLAFSPDSGEVWKARRRLAQNALKTFSIAPSPTSSSTCLLEEHISKEADYLVTKFLQLMDEEKSFDPYRYLVVSVANVICAMCFGKRYDHNDQELLNIVNVSDQFSNAAAAGNPADFIPVLRYLPSRTMSLFKDFNKRFLHFLQKIVQEHYKTYDKNNIRDITDSLIEQCLEKKVEANTATQIPKEKVVNLVNDLFGAGFDSVTTGLSWSLMYLVTYPDIQKKIQEELDQTIGRERRPRLSDRGTLPYTEAFILEMFRHSSFLPLTIPHSTTRDTVLNGYYIPKDRCVFVNQWQVNHDEKLWKDPLTFNPERFLSAGGTEVSKEDGEKVLVFGLGKRKCMGEPIARCQIFLFLSTLLQQLEFSICNGKKVDMTPLYGLSLKHKRCEHFQVKQRFAMKGMN, from the exons ATGAAGGCTGCGATGTCTCTGGTGGGAAGCCAAGGCATTGTCTCGGCCACCGAGGTCTTCCTTGTGGCTGCCGTCCTCTGCCTGGTCTTCCTGCTCATCCAATCCTTCCGGCAGCACGTGCCCAAGGGGCTGAAGAGCCCCCCAGGACCCAGAGGCTACCCCATCCTTGGCAACGTGCTGGAGCTGAGGAAGGACATGCACCTGGCCCTGACCAGGCTGAGCCAGAAGTATGGGGACGTGATGGAGGTCAGGATTGGCACGCGGCCCGTCCTGGTGCTGAGCGGCTTGGACACCATCAAGCAAGCCCTAGTGAAGCAAGGAGAAGACTTCATGGGGCGTCCCGACCTCTACAGCTTCCGCCATGTTGCGGATGGCCAGAGCCTGGCCTTCAGCCCCGACTCAGGGGAGGTGTGGAAAGCCCGCAGAAGGCTGGCCCAGAACGCCCTGAAGACCTTCTCCATcgcccccagccccacctcctCTTCAACCTGCCTCCTGGAGGAGCACATCTCCAAGGAGGCTGACTACCTGGTCACCAAATTCCTCCAGCTGATGGATGAAGAGAAGAGCTTTGACCCTTACCGGTACCTGGTGGTCTCTGTGGCCAACGTCATCTGCGCCATGTGCTTTGGCAAGCGTTACGACCACAATGACCAAGAGCTGCTCAATATAGTGAATGTAAGTGATCAGTTTAGcaacgctgctgctgctggcaaccCCGCTGACTTCATCCCCGTGCTCCGGTATCTTCCCAGCCGCACCATGAGTTTATTTAAAGATTTCAACAAGCGATTCCTCCATTTCCTGCAGAAGATTGTCCAGGAGCACTACAAGACCTACGACAAG AACAACATCCGAGACATCACTGACTCCCTCATTGAGCAGTGCCTGGAGAAAAAAGTGGAAGCAAATACTGCCACACAGATCCCTAAGGAGAAGGTTGTCAATCTTGTGAATGACCTCTTCGGagcag GCTTTGACAGCGTGACGACTGGCCTGTCCTGGAGCCTCATGTATCTCGTGACGTACCCCGACATCCAGAAGAAGATCCAGGAAGAACTAG ACCAGACCATTGGCCGGGAGAGGAGACCAAGGCTGTCGGACCGAGGCACGCTGCCCTACACAGAAGCCTTTATCCTGGAGATGTTCAGGCActcctccttcctgcccctcACCATCCCGCACAG cacCACCAGGGACACAGTGCTGAACGGCTACTACATCCCAAAGGACCGCTGCGTGTTTGTCAATCAGTGGCAAGTGAATCATGATGA GAAACTTTGGAAGGATCCACTGACCTTCAACCCGGAGCGTTTCCTTAGTGCTGGAGGGACCGAAGTGAGCAAAGAGGATGGGGAGAAGGTGCTGGTTTTCGGCCTGGGGAAAAGGAAGTGCATGGGGGAACCCATTGCCAGGTGTCAGATCTTCCTTTTCCTGTCCACcttgctccagcagctggagttCAGTATCTGCAACGGCAAGAAGGTGGACATGACGCCGCTCTATGGACTGTCCCTGAAGCACAAAAGATGTGAGCACTTCCAGGTCAAGCAGCGCTTTGCCATGAAAGGCATGAACTGA